Within Spinacia oleracea cultivar Varoflay chromosome 4, BTI_SOV_V1, whole genome shotgun sequence, the genomic segment GATTTTCTTGTCCTAATCTCCTAAGGAGAGACACTGTTAGGAGTTCCTTCGTCCTTGTTTTGTGGAATGTTCTTATTGTCTGTAAGATATATCTAGATTGCCATTTTGTTCGATATTTGATATGTGTATGAAGTCATTCATATTATTTGGAGAATGTTCAGGTATTTTGGCTATGGGAAGTGAACAAGAGAAGAAGGAATATGCTGACTTTATGGAGAAGGTGAAGCGGACGGTGTACCTTGATAATCTCTCACCCCAGGTTACTGATGCAGTCATCAAAACTGCATTTGATCAGTATGGTACGGCGATCAGCATTCATTTCATACAGAATCACATCGAGCCAAACTACATTGGAAAGTGTGCCCTTGTTGAGTTGGAAAATGCAAAGCAAGCAAAATCAATTCTTGAGGTGTTGTCTTCGTATCCATTTATGATGTCTGGAATGCCACGACCAGTGAGGGGTCGTCCTGCAGTTCCAGAAATGTTCGATGATCGTCCGCCTAAGCCTGGTAGGAAGATACAAGTGTATTGGGTGGACCCAAAAGATCCTCAATTTGAGGTGGCTCAGAAGCTGAAGAACCTGGTAAAGCAACATGTAGCTGAACAGACCTTCCTGCAAAAGGTTTGTTAAGATCAGTAGTAACAACTAATAAGATTGTTATCATTTTCTTTAACGGGATAAATGTTGTAGTTCTTTTACACTCCCCCTTTTCTttcaaaagagaagagaatgaaTTTGCTACAAATCCTTCAGAAACAGCCTTTCTAATGATCTAGATTATAGACCTTTTGCTTTGTTGTGGTATATATTTGTTACTTCCCAGAACCTGCTAAGTGCCAATTACTTGATCCATATTTGCTTTCAAAGTTCATTCTTGATCAGATTATCATTTGGCATGTTACCTTTGCTGTTACAGAAGCAGTTGGAGGAGGAAGAGAAGCTTTCAAAGCAGCAAGCTGAGGCTCTTAAAGGGCATTATCAGAAGTACGAGATGATAGATTCTACATTAGGTGATGGAACCTCAAAGCGTCTATCTAAGTGCTACGGGGTAAATCTCAATGATGACTAAGGAATCTGACTTGAATTTTCTACAGTAAGTTAGCAGAGTAGTAGTAGACAGTAGTATGTAAATCTTAAGGTTTCGTGACTGAATCCGCTTCTTTCATAGAAAGAAACTCTTCAAGTTTATGGATTCAGGTAGTTTAACTGCGCAAGTGTATGAATCCTGCCTTTTAGACTGGTAGTTGCTTGTCCGAGCTGTCCTACAATTGCAGTTAGTTCATCTGTTAGCTCATCGTTGTATGGTTCTGTTTGCAAAAATTAATGAATGTTCAATGTGGTTCTTATTTATGACTCACGTTGACTGGATTTCAGAACAAGGAAACTATATTCCTGAGATAAATTATTTGTGTTCTGGAATTTGTATAGAAAATGTTTAGGAAACTTTTCTTTCATGCCACAAGTGTTCGTGAAACTGGCTTATATGATGTCTCTTTTTGTTTGTCGGTTAATTATGGTCTCACTACCCTCTCAGTATTCCATATCAGCCTTTATAAAATTAACTTTGCTTAGGCCTGGTTCTCTTTGCGTGATCTGAATTGTATGGCTTTGAATGTTTTTTATGagcgttttttgttttttctagtCTGGTATGGTCAGATGGTCTGATTGACCTAAtaaacaataagaataaggtaTTATTTGGATGCTTTTCCTCACAGAGCTGTATAATGTTTGCTTCTCTCCCCATAGTCATACTACGAATGTTACATACCTTTTTCGGATACTCTTTTCATTTCATATTATTTGACCGCTTAACCActtttattcaaaattttaatattgGTTCCAAATTACCTATCCGATCATATCCATCACCAATCCAAACTAAGATCATGCTCACAATAATCTTTGGGTCAGCTCTTAACTATGTTACTAAACAAATCGGgttatttaaaaataatgacATATTTAAATTAACTTGGTTAGGTAAGCAGTAAGCATAAAAGGTTTTCGAAACATTTATTAACTGATATGAACACTAAATTGGCATGACGTAACCTGTTTAGAAACTATGCGTGAAACCAATATTTCGTATttgggaaatgataaatccaaggaagaatttcACATCTTCTTAGAAAATCAACTTCCCTTCGTATTTGATAAAAAGTGAGATTATAAAGGGGAATTAAGAAGCAAAAGGGACCCATAACCCAAAGAGAGAATTGAGAAGTAAGAGTATATTTTATTTCCTAATTTTGacttatctaaatttattttagttttatatTGTACTTGAAATCTTGCTAGTCTTAGAGTTGGGCATGAGTCGTGCTAGCACGTGAACGGTCAAAGCCCTACACAAAATTAGTCTGGATTGACACAGACTCGTTTTTAACCCGATATGACACGATAATGAGCCGCATGTTGTGCACATACATAATGATATTGGCACGAACCCGGACAAGGACACGTTGGCGCGCTTATAAGCAATTAACCAAATACATTTAGTAAGAAAGCCTGCTAGCACGCCGTTTTTTCTTATCCCATTATAAACCCTATCCGTTAGGGTATGAGGAACGAGGGGCCCAACATGTGAACCTACACAGCCTGACACGTGCCCAACTCTAAATAGTCCTTATTTTTTTCATGTGCCCAACTCCAAAGTAATAATTATGTTGTGTaaatatttctttttatttaatttattgtgaCAACTTAATACAACTATTTTAGCAGTTTCTTACCAAGAGAGCTACAAAAGGCATGACGATAAATAGTGTAGAAGACTCTAATCTTGGATACCACGATACCACCCGTTAAGAAGATTTTAACAAGTTTGACGTCCACAGTCCACTCAATACTTTATTAATTACACAAAATGTTCCATTAATAACAGGATTCTCGCTTATTTATTACAGTAAAAAAAAACACTAATCATAGGACTATTTAATGATTAAGAATAATTTATTAGTGTTTtacaaaagtaaacaaaaatgaTCTCGTGCAAATCGTGGGGCTTACCCGCCACGCGATCATCATCATGAAGAGGTGTTGTCTATCCTTCTTTGTATTCTGTAAACAACCAAACATCAAACTCATCTTTTTCTGGAAACGCTGAAACCTCAATGACTCCTTGATTCTCTTTGCCCCAAAATTCctccatttttctctctcctccattgctAATCGCAAATCATACTTCTATTCCGATGAATTTTGAGCAATGATCGTCAATTCCTTCAACAATTTTCCACAAACCCTAGCTTTGGATTCGCGATAATCAGCAACATTTTCGGGGGAAATTGATATAGTTTTTGGAAATGGATCCTGAACAGACGTTTATTAGGGTTCAGGAGAGGTTTTCGCAGATGGTTACGCCCAGAATTCGAGCTGCTCTTGAGTATTTTTATCTTTTCACTGCTGTTACTTTGTTCGCCATTCTTGTTGTTATGCACGCCAATTATGTCCAGCAGGTTGGCGCCTTCCTTTAATTCTGTTTATTCTTTTGGTATATTTTGATTGTTTTCATTAATTTCGCGGTTCGGATAATTCGAATTGTATTAACTGCGTGTTGAAATTTTGTAATTGGGTGTTTTAAGTAGGGATACTAGATTTAGTAAGTTAATTCACCTTGTATAAGAATGATATACTTTATTGGTCGAACCGTCTCTAGATAATATGCCACTTTTGTTGGGGGCTGGTTATTTTGGAGGAATTGAGTGAGCTGAAATACTAGTAGAACTGTTATGTTCTTCATTATTGAAGATTATATGTCACTGCTATGATATTGGCAGTTCTGCATTGGTAATTACCAATTATGGAAGATATTGGAATGCTCAAAGTCCAACTTATGAAATCTAGAAAGTGGCCTATTCACACTGTCCAAATAAAATGTGTCCGTACTAGATTTGGTGATTTAAGTAGGGGATACTAGATTTAGTAAGTTTATGCCACATTTGTTATGTTCTTCATTGGCAAAGATTATAGGTCTCTGCTATGATATTAGGCTAATCTCATTGTTGTTTCCAATTATGGATGATATTGGAAAGCTCAAAGTCCAACTCACGAAATCTGAAAGTGTCCTATTATTTTCGAGACTGTCCAAATAAAATGTGGTTGATAGTTCGGGAGAGGGAGTGATTATGAAATAGACTGGCTCTTTAGGCCTCCTTAGTGGGTGGAGTGGCTTATGcttcgattttttttaattataaaacaTAGAATTAGGGAACGTGTATTCGGTAATTCGTCCCAGTGAAAAGGCTGAACCTGTATGTTATTCTTGGCCTTGTATGTCTGTGACATTGGATTTAAATTATGCAGCCAGGCTGTTCCAGTGAGCTCTCAGGAGTGAAAACATCAGAAGCTCAACTTATTTTCATCAAGGTAATAATTACTCTGATAAGTTATCTTTCGTGTAAATTGGGTGTTTTGCTATGCAACCTATTTTTAAAAACCATATCTTCTTTATACTTTTGGTTTTATATGTaaacatttttttctttttgcttatgCCCTGTCCATAGAGGTAGTGATTTTGTACCTGTTTATGTATACATCATGTGTTCTACTACCTGTCTGGGTTCTCTTATTTTACGGGGTTTCTCTGGTGTGAGTGTGTCTTTGTGTTGTAACAATTGATGATGGTTGCTTATAAGATGAATGCTCAAACTGGTGATGCAGATTACTGGTATTGGCCTGCTAACTCAAAATGACTCTGAACCTAATTTTGAGGATATTTCTTCTGAGCGGACTCTATTTGATGAACCCCGAGAGCCAGATGCCCATGGGGAGGAGTTTAACTTGTTTGCTGTGAACTACTGGTTCAGTTGGATTACTTCTGGTGCTAAGAGGGGAAAATTGGATTTCAAGTTTTGGAAAAATTATTATGAATACTCGGAAACACTGTCAGAAACTACCAGTGATGGGAAGGGCTCAAAGTTAGCTGCTAATGATGGTAGAATTGAAAGAGAGGAGCCATATGAAACTTTTTCCATGTTTTCAAAACAATCTGCAAGAGCAGTCATCTTGCACTTTTTCAGAAAGTGGCACAGACGCCTATCATTTTTCTGGAAACATGGTTCACGTTTATTGGGAACTCTTTGGGTATGTCTTTGGTGGATTTTTCTGGTGCAGTTTATTGCTTCTTTGCATTTTTGTTCACCTACCCTTGGAATTATATTTCATTTGCTTCTTCTGGTTTTTCACTGCCTGTTACATTAGCACATGACTATTGAcatcaataacataaaacctCCACGTGATCTGTAGATGAAATAACTTTTGATAAGTTGAAGCACTACAAGTAAGGTCAAGATGAAATCACTTTTGCTATTTGTTTTGACGGTATGACTATCAAATGAAAACTTCATCTAATTCTGGTGATCCTTTTTAAGTTATATGAGGTTTAGAAATTTCTCTTTGATAAATATAGCTTTTTTGAGGGAGCAATCGTTAAATATTCTTGTATACTATTACTCGATTGCACTATTTACTTGTAATTTAATACATAGtgcttcctccgttttttttattttttattattgcaccatttgCAATTTAACAGTATTCACATATtatcttttataattttttgtgatttatacattTGGAATTATATAGTCATGTGATATCTTGTTACATTCATCTcgatatattttcaaaatatcaacttataATTTTAGCTAATGCATAGTAAG encodes:
- the LOC110775824 gene encoding uncharacterized protein, translating into MGSEQEKKEYADFMEKVKRTVYLDNLSPQVTDAVIKTAFDQYGTAISIHFIQNHIEPNYIGKCALVELENAKQAKSILEVLSSYPFMMSGMPRPVRGRPAVPEMFDDRPPKPGRKIQVYWVDPKDPQFEVAQKLKNLVKQHVAEQTFLQKKQLEEEEKLSKQQAEALKGHYQKYEMIDSTLGDGTSKRLSKCYGVNLNDD